The bacterium genome includes a window with the following:
- the tadA gene encoding Flp pilus assembly complex ATPase component TadA has product MGHEEGARVATETPTAVAAATEIADLLVRDGSISQENVEYALRVREKLQTPRPLIAILKELGLVADDQIRKVLRANRLNVRLGTLLLELELISVPDLQAAVAIQQDGSGKRLGEILVENHFVDEEKVLPVLAAQLGYPYLDDDSLPREPKLLRRVKPAWLRSHECFPVPGDNGTVLLACRNPLEAAPQREAETIFGSPVVIGLARGRVIEAAIAMTEQGQERRPRVDTENAVVAKVNELLSTAIREGASDIHIEPMKNRVRVRFREDGVLVQQADIPFDMARAIISRIKIMAGADIAERRRHQDGRLMYDFEGAKLDLRVSFYTTIHGEKIVLRVLNNMSNLLDINELGMSPRMVQRLREDVLDVPSGVVLVTGPTGSGKTTTLYGAINYLNDNKTSIITAEDPVEYVIPGISQCSINAKIGTTYEETLRHIVRQDPDVIVIGEIRDRFSADTAIQAALTGHKVLTTFHTEDSIGGLLRLLHMDIEAFLISSTVVSVVAQRLVRRVCPHCAEEHELTSDEIRRLGFLPREVPKLVFARGIGCQECRYLGYKGRIAVFELLVLNEDVKEALINRQTSFEIRRISTETTGLVTLLEDGITKAAAGLTSFEEIIRTLPRLSKPRPMSELQRMQGVK; this is encoded by the coding sequence ATGGGCCATGAGGAGGGAGCACGCGTGGCAACGGAAACCCCCACTGCGGTCGCGGCGGCGACCGAGATCGCCGATCTGCTCGTCCGGGACGGGTCGATCTCCCAGGAGAACGTGGAGTACGCCCTGCGGGTCCGGGAGAAGCTCCAGACCCCGCGGCCGCTCATCGCGATCCTCAAGGAACTGGGGCTCGTTGCGGACGACCAGATCCGCAAGGTGCTCCGGGCGAACCGGCTGAACGTGCGTCTGGGCACGCTGCTGCTCGAACTGGAGCTGATCAGCGTGCCCGACCTGCAGGCGGCCGTCGCCATCCAGCAGGACGGCAGCGGCAAACGGCTGGGCGAGATCCTCGTCGAGAACCACTTCGTGGACGAGGAGAAGGTGCTGCCGGTGCTGGCGGCCCAGCTCGGCTACCCGTACCTGGACGACGACAGCCTGCCCCGCGAGCCGAAGCTGCTGCGCCGGGTGAAGCCGGCGTGGCTGCGCAGCCACGAGTGCTTCCCGGTGCCGGGCGACAACGGCACCGTGCTGCTGGCCTGCCGCAACCCCCTGGAGGCCGCGCCCCAGCGGGAGGCCGAGACCATCTTCGGCAGCCCGGTCGTCATCGGCCTGGCCCGCGGCCGCGTCATCGAGGCGGCCATCGCCATGACCGAGCAGGGCCAGGAGCGGCGCCCGCGGGTCGACACCGAGAACGCGGTCGTCGCCAAGGTGAACGAACTGCTGAGCACCGCGATCCGCGAGGGCGCCTCGGACATCCACATCGAGCCCATGAAGAACCGCGTGCGGGTGCGCTTCCGCGAGGACGGCGTGCTCGTGCAGCAGGCCGACATCCCCTTCGACATGGCCCGGGCGATCATCAGCCGCATCAAGATCATGGCCGGCGCCGACATCGCCGAACGGCGGCGCCACCAGGACGGCCGGCTCATGTACGACTTCGAAGGGGCCAAGCTCGACCTGCGGGTCTCGTTCTACACGACGATCCACGGCGAGAAGATCGTGCTCCGCGTGCTCAACAACATGTCGAACCTGCTCGACATCAACGAGCTCGGCATGTCGCCGCGCATGGTGCAGCGTCTGCGCGAGGACGTGCTCGACGTGCCCAGCGGCGTGGTCCTCGTCACCGGCCCGACCGGCAGCGGCAAGACCACGACCCTCTACGGCGCCATCAACTACCTCAACGACAACAAGACGAGCATCATCACGGCCGAGGATCCGGTGGAGTACGTCATTCCGGGCATCAGCCAGTGCTCCATCAACGCGAAGATCGGCACCACCTACGAGGAGACCCTGCGCCACATCGTGCGGCAGGACCCGGACGTGATCGTCATCGGCGAGATCCGGGACCGCTTCTCGGCCGACACCGCGATCCAGGCGGCGCTCACGGGCCACAAGGTGCTGACGACCTTCCACACCGAGGACTCCATCGGCGGCCTGCTGCGGCTGCTGCACATGGACATCGAGGCCTTCCTCATCTCGTCGACGGTGGTCAGCGTCGTGGCCCAGCGTCTCGTGCGCCGCGTGTGCCCCCACTGCGCCGAGGAACACGAACTGACCTCGGACGAGATCCGGCGGCTGGGCTTCCTGCCGCGGGAGGTGCCGAAGCTCGTCTTCGCGCGCGGCATCGGCTGCCAGGAATGCCGGTATCTGGGCTACAAGGGGCGCATCGCCGTCTTCGAGCTGCTCGTGCTGAACGAGGACGTGAAGGAGGCGCTCATCAACCGCCAGACGAGCTTCGAGATCCGGCGGATCAGCACCGAGACCACCGGCCTGGTGACGCTGCTCGAGGACGGCATCACCAAGGCCGCCGCGGGGCTCACCTCGTTCGAGGAGATCATCCGGACGCTGCCGCGCCTGTCGAAGCCGCGGCCCATGTCCGAATTGCAGCGCATGCAAGGAGTGAAGTGA
- a CDS encoding GAF domain-containing protein, with product MPTNFPDITAIGSDVLAALPVLVDIQDREHRIQWANRAYCAAVGLDLADIVGRRCYEVRGLSEECRGCPVAETLRTGAPGRAELLPENQPAWPFPQAGWVSRSQALRDESGAIVGAIEIVEDITAHVLAVQRQDRSRDALLRLFNRSATLDAKQMLRAILDEAEDLTGSTIGFYHFVEEDQVTLSLQMWSTNTAKTCTAPGAGTRYPIAHAGVWVDCVRAGRPVVHNDYASLPHKKGLPEGHAPVLRELVVPVVRAGKLVAILGVGNKPDPYDDRDVACVSQLADLAWEAVGRKNAEERHRELQAKFDHAQKMESVGRLAGGVAHDFNNMLSVILGQVELALGDLDPADPLHAGLGEVRRAAQRSADLTRQLLGFARQQPMQPRVLDLNETVGDMLKMLRRLIGEHIALRWEPHREPMPVLADPTQVDQVLANLCVNARDAIGDGGTVTIATGCVEFGADVVDEYPHFQPGRYVVLTVADDGCGVDEATRAKIFEPFFTTKGLGQGTGLGLSTVYGIVRQNGGFADVDSVPGEGATFRIYLPRHEAAARPEIGADAGPGPARGGGEMVLLVEDEEMILNFETSLLTRLGYRVLSALTPLAALELARRHRDEIALLVTDVIMPELNGPELATRVEELVPGIRTLFLSGYTADNFASDEAEIAFLQKPFQADEFAARVRELLPGRRGPRP from the coding sequence ATGCCGACGAACTTCCCCGACATCACCGCGATCGGCAGCGATGTGCTGGCGGCCCTGCCCGTCCTGGTGGACATCCAGGACCGCGAGCACCGCATCCAGTGGGCGAACCGCGCCTACTGCGCGGCGGTGGGACTGGACCTGGCGGACATCGTGGGGAGGCGTTGCTACGAAGTGCGCGGCCTGAGCGAGGAGTGCCGCGGTTGCCCGGTGGCCGAGACCCTGCGGACCGGCGCACCCGGCCGGGCGGAGCTGCTGCCGGAGAACCAGCCGGCCTGGCCGTTCCCCCAGGCGGGCTGGGTGAGCCGCTCGCAGGCCCTGCGGGACGAGTCCGGCGCCATCGTCGGCGCGATCGAGATCGTCGAGGACATCACCGCACACGTTCTCGCGGTGCAGCGGCAGGACCGCAGCCGCGATGCCCTGCTGCGCCTCTTCAACCGCAGCGCGACCCTCGACGCCAAGCAGATGCTGCGGGCCATTCTCGACGAGGCCGAGGACCTGACCGGCTCGACCATCGGCTTCTACCACTTCGTGGAGGAGGACCAGGTCACCCTCTCGCTGCAGATGTGGTCGACGAACACGGCGAAGACGTGCACGGCGCCGGGGGCCGGCACGCGGTACCCCATCGCCCACGCCGGGGTGTGGGTCGACTGCGTGCGCGCGGGCCGGCCCGTGGTCCACAACGACTACGCGAGCCTGCCCCACAAGAAGGGGCTGCCCGAAGGCCACGCGCCGGTGCTGCGCGAACTGGTGGTGCCGGTGGTGCGGGCGGGCAAGCTCGTGGCCATCCTCGGCGTCGGCAACAAACCGGATCCGTACGACGACCGCGACGTGGCCTGCGTGAGCCAGCTGGCCGACCTGGCCTGGGAGGCGGTGGGCCGCAAGAACGCCGAAGAGCGCCACCGCGAACTGCAGGCCAAGTTCGACCACGCCCAGAAGATGGAGTCGGTGGGGCGGCTGGCCGGCGGCGTCGCCCACGACTTCAACAACATGCTCAGTGTGATCCTGGGCCAGGTCGAACTGGCGCTGGGCGATCTGGATCCGGCCGATCCCCTGCACGCCGGACTGGGCGAGGTGCGTCGGGCGGCCCAGCGTTCGGCCGACCTGACGCGGCAGCTGCTGGGCTTCGCGCGGCAGCAGCCGATGCAGCCGCGGGTGCTCGACCTCAACGAGACCGTGGGCGACATGCTGAAGATGCTGCGCCGCCTGATCGGCGAGCACATCGCCCTGCGGTGGGAACCGCACCGGGAACCGATGCCGGTCCTGGCCGACCCGACCCAGGTGGACCAGGTGCTGGCGAACCTGTGCGTGAACGCCCGCGACGCCATCGGCGACGGCGGCACGGTGACCATCGCGACCGGCTGCGTCGAGTTCGGCGCCGACGTGGTGGACGAGTATCCCCACTTCCAGCCCGGCCGCTACGTCGTGCTGACGGTGGCCGACGACGGCTGCGGCGTGGACGAGGCGACCCGGGCCAAGATCTTCGAGCCCTTCTTCACGACCAAGGGACTCGGCCAGGGCACGGGCCTCGGACTCTCGACGGTGTATGGCATCGTGCGCCAGAACGGGGGCTTCGCCGACGTCGACAGCGTGCCGGGCGAGGGCGCGACCTTCCGGATCTACCTGCCGCGCCACGAAGCCGCCGCCCGCCCGGAGATCGGCGCGGACGCCGGGCCCGGACCGGCCCGCGGCGGGGGCGAGATGGTGCTGCTGGTGGAGGACGAGGAGATGATCCTCAACTTCGAGACGAGTCTGCTGACCCGGCTGGGCTACCGCGTGCTGAGCGCCCTGACGCCTCTCGCCGCGCTCGAGCTGGCGCGCCGCCACCGCGACGAGATCGCCCTGCTGGTGACCGACGTGATCATGCCCGAACTGAACGGGCCGGAACTGGCGACCCGGGTCGAGGAGCTCGTGCCCGGTATCCGGACCCTCTTCCTGTCGGGCTATACGGCGGACAACTTCGCGTCCGACGAGGCGGAGATCGCCTTCCTGCAGAAACCCTTCCAGGCCGATGAATTCGCCGCGCGGGTGCGCGAGCTGCTGCCGGGTCGCCGGGGCCCGCGGCCCTAG
- a CDS encoding 6-bladed beta-propeller, with protein MPLRDRTPLLSVLFLAAALTLAAPAAHAEWQGSTATADGATVVTNPESPAYGSARQEMRQLWRRGGDEDEIFFGTIAEFLHDDAGNIYLLDGQLSEIHVFDPAGELVDTIGRQGEGPGEFQNGADMFWAPNGEIGVVQAWPGKIVMLTPQGDPGTTFKLPFRDGGGWQSVTRGARHGDNVLLSGTAWTREGETNLQFTYLKSYDMAGNETAGFAENRAEVSFGNYQFDEKTYTDFQRRWAVAPDGRVAAALDFDAYRIHVWNADGSLDRIIERPGFAPVARTGEEKARFQAMYESFTRWNRGSTFKVSDTHQTVNQIFFRNDGTLWVQNAGGRYRAPDGVFTSFDVYDQVGRFVQTVTLVADADAVEDGLFFAGDRAYVVTDLFNALMARFGGGEEDAAATEAEPVTVVAFEFAPVVAAGR; from the coding sequence ATGCCCCTGCGCGATCGCACACCCCTGCTCAGCGTTCTGTTCCTGGCCGCGGCCCTGACCCTGGCGGCCCCGGCCGCCCACGCCGAGTGGCAGGGCAGCACCGCCACCGCCGACGGCGCCACCGTCGTCACCAACCCCGAGTCCCCGGCCTACGGCAGCGCCCGCCAGGAGATGCGCCAGCTCTGGCGGCGGGGCGGTGACGAGGACGAGATCTTCTTCGGCACCATCGCCGAGTTCCTCCACGACGACGCCGGCAACATCTACCTGCTCGACGGCCAGCTCTCCGAGATCCACGTCTTCGACCCGGCCGGCGAACTCGTCGACACCATCGGCCGCCAGGGCGAGGGCCCGGGCGAGTTCCAGAACGGCGCCGACATGTTCTGGGCCCCCAACGGCGAGATCGGCGTCGTGCAGGCCTGGCCGGGCAAGATCGTCATGCTCACGCCGCAGGGCGATCCCGGCACCACCTTCAAGCTGCCCTTCCGCGACGGCGGCGGCTGGCAGTCGGTGACGCGCGGCGCCCGCCACGGCGACAACGTGCTGCTGTCGGGCACGGCCTGGACCCGCGAGGGCGAGACCAACCTGCAGTTCACCTACCTGAAGAGCTACGACATGGCCGGGAACGAGACGGCCGGCTTCGCGGAGAACCGCGCCGAGGTCTCCTTCGGCAACTACCAGTTCGACGAGAAGACCTACACCGACTTCCAGCGGCGCTGGGCCGTGGCGCCCGACGGCCGCGTGGCCGCCGCCCTCGACTTCGACGCCTACCGCATCCACGTCTGGAACGCCGACGGCAGCCTCGACCGCATCATCGAGCGCCCCGGCTTCGCCCCCGTGGCCCGCACCGGCGAGGAGAAGGCGCGCTTCCAGGCCATGTACGAGTCGTTCACCCGCTGGAACCGGGGCAGCACCTTCAAGGTGAGCGACACCCACCAGACCGTGAACCAGATCTTCTTCCGCAACGACGGCACGCTCTGGGTGCAGAACGCCGGCGGGCGCTACCGCGCGCCGGACGGCGTCTTCACCAGCTTCGACGTGTACGACCAGGTGGGGCGCTTCGTGCAGACGGTCACCCTCGTGGCCGACGCCGACGCCGTCGAGGACGGCCTCTTCTTCGCCGGCGACCGCGCCTACGTGGTGACCGACCTCTTCAATGCCCTGATGGCCCGCTTCGGCGGCGGCGAGGAGGACGCGGCAGCGACCGAGGCCGAGCCCGTCACCGTGGTGGCCTTCGAGTTCGCGCCCGTCGTGGCCGCGGGCCGCTAG